The following coding sequences are from one Candidatus Hydrogenedentota bacterium window:
- a CDS encoding Gfo/Idh/MocA family oxidoreductase, translating into MSEKQGKTGSISRREFVRRTATAAGAFAVLSKAAAGQDVTPLRVGVIGCGRRGTGAAFDCARSAEGVTITALGDLFPDMMAKCRENLLQLGDKCRATDATCFTGWDSFEKVIACEVDLVILAAPPAFRPLHLRAAVAAGKHVFMEKPVAVDPAGIRSILESASIADERKLGIAAGTQRRHQAPYVDIIRRIHDGAIGDILSAECYWIGDYDYYKAVLRQPEWSDMEWQVRNWNYFTWLSGDHIVEQHVHNIDIMNWALQAHPVKAIGMGGRQQRTAPEYGHIYDHFAVEFEYPGGVRVQSLCRQMKDTYHRVGERIVGTKGIADPSKIIRGENDYRFRGEGPNPYEQEHADLIASIRAGTPLNEARNVAESTMAAIIGRMAAYTGQEVAWDWAMNESKLDLTPPAYEFGPLPVTPVAVPGETALA; encoded by the coding sequence ATGAGCGAGAAGCAGGGCAAAACCGGCAGTATTTCACGGCGGGAATTCGTGCGGCGCACGGCCACGGCCGCCGGCGCGTTCGCCGTCTTGAGCAAGGCGGCGGCGGGCCAGGACGTGACCCCGTTGCGCGTGGGGGTAATCGGATGCGGGCGCCGCGGCACGGGCGCGGCCTTCGACTGCGCGCGTTCAGCGGAAGGCGTCACGATTACCGCGCTGGGCGACCTCTTCCCCGACATGATGGCCAAGTGCCGCGAGAACCTGCTGCAACTCGGCGACAAGTGCCGGGCAACGGACGCGACGTGTTTCACGGGCTGGGACAGCTTCGAGAAGGTCATCGCCTGCGAGGTGGACCTTGTAATCCTCGCGGCGCCGCCCGCCTTCCGGCCCCTGCATCTGCGCGCCGCCGTCGCAGCGGGCAAGCACGTTTTCATGGAAAAGCCCGTGGCGGTGGACCCCGCCGGTATCCGCTCTATCCTTGAATCGGCGAGCATTGCGGACGAGAGGAAGCTCGGCATTGCAGCGGGCACGCAGCGGCGGCATCAGGCCCCGTATGTCGACATCATCCGGCGCATTCATGACGGGGCCATCGGCGACATCCTCAGCGCGGAATGCTACTGGATTGGCGACTACGACTATTACAAGGCCGTGCTCAGGCAGCCGGAGTGGTCCGACATGGAGTGGCAGGTCCGCAACTGGAATTATTTCACGTGGCTGTCGGGCGATCATATCGTCGAGCAACACGTGCACAATATCGACATCATGAATTGGGCGTTGCAGGCCCATCCGGTGAAGGCCATCGGCATGGGCGGGCGCCAACAGCGCACTGCGCCCGAATACGGCCACATCTACGACCATTTTGCCGTCGAATTTGAGTATCCAGGCGGCGTGCGCGTGCAGAGTCTCTGCCGTCAGATGAAGGACACCTACCACCGCGTCGGCGAACGGATTGTCGGGACCAAGGGCATCGCAGATCCGTCCAAGATCATCCGTGGCGAGAACGACTATCGCTTCCGGGGCGAAGGACCCAACCCCTACGAACAGGAGCACGCGGACCTCATTGCGAGCATCCGCGCCGGAACACCGCTCAACGAGGCCCGCAATGTCGCCGAGAGCACCATGGCGGCCATCATCGGGCGCATGGCGGCCTACACCGGCCAGGAAGTCGCCTGGGACTGGGCCATGAACGAATCGAAGCTCGATTTGACGCCGCCGGCTTACGAATTCGGGCCTTTGCCGGTCACGCCGGTGGCCGTGCCCGGGGAGACGGCGCTGGCGTAG
- a CDS encoding carbohydrate ABC transporter permease — protein MPETDVRDTAGRTLVRYHGQDAAMLGVEEDGRYRLLAGDTEHLALQDEVEMVLRPGFHWQNYTRAFEMMHFLQNLRNTLFICFTTVLGTVLSSSLVAYGLSRIPWRGRELTFWLVLATMMVPYQVTLIPLFAVYSKLGWVGTFKPLIVPYFFGAPFYIFLLRQFFKSIPEDLSAAARIDGCSEFGIYARIIVPLAKPALATTILFMFLWQWGDFLNPLIYLQDDRMYTLAVALQQFRSQHESAWGPLMAMSTVITLPVIVLFFFTQRTFIEGITLTGLKG, from the coding sequence ATGCCCGAGACGGACGTGCGCGACACGGCGGGCCGGACACTTGTGCGCTACCATGGGCAGGATGCCGCGATGCTTGGCGTCGAGGAAGACGGCCGCTACCGCCTGCTCGCCGGGGATACCGAGCATCTCGCGTTGCAGGACGAAGTCGAGATGGTGCTCCGGCCCGGCTTTCACTGGCAGAACTACACGCGCGCTTTCGAAATGATGCATTTCCTGCAAAACCTGAGGAACACGCTCTTCATCTGCTTCACGACGGTGCTCGGCACGGTGCTGTCGTCGTCGCTCGTCGCGTATGGGCTCTCGCGCATCCCTTGGCGCGGGCGGGAACTCACATTCTGGCTTGTGCTTGCCACGATGATGGTCCCCTACCAGGTTACGCTAATCCCCCTCTTCGCGGTCTACAGCAAGCTGGGCTGGGTCGGCACGTTCAAGCCGCTCATTGTCCCATACTTCTTCGGCGCGCCTTTTTACATCTTCCTGCTGCGCCAGTTCTTCAAGAGCATCCCGGAAGACCTCAGCGCCGCCGCGCGCATCGACGGATGCAGCGAGTTCGGCATCTACGCGCGCATCATCGTGCCCCTGGCCAAGCCCGCGCTGGCCACCACCATCCTTTTCATGTTCCTCTGGCAGTGGGGCGATTTCCTGAATCCGCTCATCTACCTGCAAGATGACCGCATGTACACGCTGGCCGTGGCGCTGCAGCAGTTCCGAAGCCAGCACGAAAGCGCGTGGGGCCCCCTCATGGCCATGTCCACCGTTATCACCCTGCCCGTCATTGTCCTGTTCTTTTTCACCCAGCGCACCTTCATCGAGGGTATCACGCTGACCGGACTGAAAGGCTGA
- a CDS encoding sugar ABC transporter permease gives MERRNMRNGLLFALPYLVGFALFTLYPLIMSVYYSFTQFDVIQPPVWTGLENYRILFLEDPLFWKALYNTLYYTLLAVPLGLVFSICIALLLHQKTPATPVFRTVFFLPSIVPIVASAVLWLWVLNPDSGLINVTLARWFGVEGPGWIADEHWSKPSLILMSFWGLGGAIVIFLAGLGDVPPELYEVAAIDGAGVWGRFRNVTLPMLSPTILFNLVMGLIGSFQYFTQVYVMTAGRGTPVDSLMFYALYLYRNSFYYLRMGYASAMAWMLFVVILIATAGVMVTSRRWVHYHGE, from the coding sequence TCACGCTGTACCCGCTGATAATGAGCGTTTACTACAGTTTCACCCAGTTTGATGTCATCCAGCCGCCGGTCTGGACCGGTCTCGAGAACTACCGCATCCTCTTCCTTGAAGACCCCCTGTTCTGGAAAGCCCTCTACAACACGCTGTACTACACCCTCCTCGCCGTGCCGCTCGGCCTCGTGTTCAGCATCTGCATCGCGCTGCTGCTGCACCAGAAGACCCCGGCCACGCCTGTCTTCCGCACCGTATTCTTCCTGCCGAGCATCGTGCCCATCGTGGCGTCCGCCGTGCTCTGGCTCTGGGTGCTCAACCCCGACAGCGGCCTCATCAACGTGACGCTGGCCCGCTGGTTCGGCGTGGAGGGGCCGGGCTGGATCGCCGACGAGCACTGGTCCAAACCGTCGCTGATCCTCATGAGTTTCTGGGGCCTTGGCGGGGCGATCGTAATCTTCCTCGCGGGTCTCGGCGACGTGCCGCCAGAATTGTATGAAGTCGCCGCCATCGACGGTGCGGGCGTTTGGGGCCGATTCCGGAACGTGACGCTCCCCATGCTCAGCCCGACGATTCTGTTCAACCTGGTCATGGGCCTGATCGGGTCGTTTCAGTACTTCACGCAGGTCTACGTGATGACCGCGGGCCGCGGCACGCCCGTGGACAGCCTGATGTTCTACGCGCTGTACCTGTACCGCAATTCGTTCTACTACCTGCGCATGGGCTACGCCTCGGCCATGGCCTGGATGCTGTTCGTCGTCATCCTGATCGCCACCGCCGGCGTCATGGTCACCTCGCGCCGCTGGGTACACTACCATGGCGAATAG